In the genome of Saprospira sp. CCB-QB6, one region contains:
- a CDS encoding HD domain-containing protein gives MPTPVDVYRRALDFAARAHAKQKMSGSELPYLLHLAHVGAEINYALANDATGFDENLCLQVGVLHDVLEDTDILPEELAREFGDEVCTAVQTLSKNKELPKAKQMADCLARIKANSKEACLVKLADRLVNMSPPPHYWTPNRRKAYQEDARMILEVLGGTHPYLEARLAQKIEDYSSYIGEEDGGQ, from the coding sequence ATGCCAACGCCTGTAGATGTTTACCGTAGAGCTTTAGATTTTGCCGCTCGTGCCCATGCTAAACAAAAAATGTCTGGTAGCGAATTACCTTATTTGCTTCACTTGGCCCATGTCGGAGCCGAAATCAACTACGCCCTAGCCAATGATGCAACAGGTTTTGATGAAAACCTCTGCTTGCAAGTGGGCGTCCTACACGATGTTTTAGAAGATACGGACATTCTACCCGAAGAACTAGCCCGCGAGTTTGGCGATGAGGTCTGCACCGCCGTGCAAACCCTCAGCAAAAATAAAGAGCTGCCCAAAGCTAAACAAATGGCCGACTGCCTCGCCCGCATCAAAGCCAACTCTAAAGAAGCCTGTTTGGTCAAATTAGCAGACCGACTCGTAAATATGAGCCCCCCACCTCACTATTGGACCCCCAACCGCAGAAAGGCCTATCAAGAAGATGCCCGCATGATTTTAGAGGTTCTGGGCGGTACCCACCCTTATTTAGAGGCCCGCTTGGCCCAAAAAATTGAAGATTACTCTAGCTATATCGGAGAAGAAGATGGCGGGCAATAG
- a CDS encoding phospholipase D-like domain-containing protein: MKTLLPILFVLAFAPWASAQFVIFGEAVQSNINNSGFSVSYTTSQPGEGILEYGLTPSLELGFSAAGANGSSHQIVLSALQAAEIYYVRPSLIRNGDTIPSTKTAIMATASNSTGQIKIFFNKSIDANVSNGTFPNINNSSAAIVAELIKRIDSAQATIDVAAYNINQSNIVTALNNAQNRGVVVRYIANDGTSNTALSNANFPNQEVNTTGLMHNKFLVFDVGSVYDSYVWTGSMNLTSGNIYDDFNNVVLLQDQTLAKAYTLEFNEMWGGTSATFNALTSRAGSQKTDNTPHLFMIGGKLVEQYFSPTDNTTTAIKNAILSAGGDVSFALLTFTNNELRDAILDRQQSGEQVAGVIENIGDIGSDYADLNAAGVDVYADNQPFDIHHKYAIIDANTPNSDPQVVTGSHNWSQGAEDDNDENTLIIHDAEIANWYLQEFSARYCANEGSSNCQYDPAVSVWQTELHSFEVYPNPSQGQIQIELDQDRALDYQVLNTLGQTIQNGQIQGQQARLNLNQLPKGSYYLVLYQNGQAWGRQMIQLF; the protein is encoded by the coding sequence ATGAAAACATTACTACCGATTCTTTTTGTATTGGCTTTTGCGCCTTGGGCTTCGGCTCAGTTTGTCATTTTTGGCGAGGCTGTGCAATCAAATATTAACAATTCTGGCTTTAGCGTTAGCTATACTACTTCTCAGCCTGGCGAGGGAATTTTGGAATATGGGTTAACGCCTAGTTTGGAACTTGGTTTTTCTGCTGCGGGGGCCAATGGGAGCAGTCATCAAATTGTGCTTTCGGCTTTGCAGGCGGCGGAGATTTATTATGTGCGGCCTAGCCTTATTCGCAATGGGGACACGATTCCCTCTACCAAAACGGCGATTATGGCCACGGCTTCTAATTCAACGGGCCAAATCAAAATTTTCTTCAATAAAAGTATTGATGCGAATGTATCGAATGGGACATTTCCAAACATCAATAACTCTTCAGCCGCAATTGTTGCCGAGTTGATTAAGCGGATTGATAGCGCCCAAGCCACTATTGACGTGGCGGCATATAATATCAATCAGAGCAATATTGTAACGGCTTTAAATAATGCTCAAAATAGAGGAGTTGTTGTCCGTTACATTGCTAATGATGGGACCTCAAACACGGCTTTGAGCAATGCGAACTTTCCCAATCAGGAGGTGAACACGACAGGCTTGATGCACAACAAATTTCTGGTTTTTGATGTGGGTTCCGTTTACGATAGTTATGTTTGGACAGGTTCAATGAACTTGACATCGGGAAATATCTACGATGACTTTAACAATGTCGTTTTGCTTCAGGACCAAACTTTGGCTAAAGCTTATACCCTTGAATTTAACGAGATGTGGGGGGGGACAAGTGCTACTTTTAATGCGCTTACTAGCCGTGCTGGTAGCCAAAAAACAGACAACACCCCTCACCTTTTTATGATTGGGGGGAAATTGGTAGAGCAGTATTTTTCGCCTACAGATAACACCACCACGGCGATCAAAAATGCCATTCTTTCTGCAGGTGGAGACGTTTCTTTTGCCCTGCTTACCTTTACCAACAATGAGTTGAGAGATGCTATTTTGGACCGTCAGCAGTCTGGAGAGCAAGTTGCTGGAGTCATTGAAAATATTGGCGATATCGGGAGTGATTATGCGGATCTCAATGCGGCAGGTGTAGATGTTTATGCAGATAACCAGCCTTTTGATATCCACCACAAATATGCAATTATTGATGCCAACACGCCTAACTCTGATCCTCAGGTTGTTACTGGCTCACATAACTGGTCGCAAGGGGCCGAGGACGATAATGATGAAAATACGCTCATTATCCATGATGCCGAAATTGCAAACTGGTACCTCCAAGAATTTTCTGCTCGCTATTGTGCCAATGAAGGCAGTAGTAATTGTCAATATGATCCCGCTGTTTCGGTTTGGCAAACAGAACTCCATAGCTTTGAGGTTTATCCCAACCCTAGTCAAGGACAGATCCAGATTGAGTTGGACCAAGATCGCGCACTAGATTATCAAGTCCTCAATACGCTTGGCCAAACCATTCAAAATGGCCAAATTCAAGGACAACAAGCAAGGCTTAACTTGAATCAATTGCCTAAAGGCAGCTACTATTTGGTCTTGTACCAAAATGGACAAGCTTGGGGCAGACAAATGATCCAGTTGTTTTAA
- a CDS encoding WbqC family protein has translation MQESLLIELQLFPCLQYLSKWQGFSVILEGEEHYRKGSFRNRYHLATAQGPLALSVPLEKGKHQQLPVREVKIDYKKDWPKQHWRTIETAYGKAPFFDYYGEEVRAILEQRPSHLFELNWAALQFLLEHFQLAQPSFSQEFSHQFEQGVDFRNQIRPQQQAKTKDPYLELIPYPQLFEDRLGFLPHLSALDLLFCMGPEAPYYLAQYFKTP, from the coding sequence ATGCAAGAATCACTTTTAATAGAATTACAGCTTTTTCCCTGCTTGCAATATTTGTCTAAATGGCAGGGCTTTTCGGTTATTTTGGAGGGCGAGGAGCATTATCGCAAGGGATCTTTTCGCAACCGTTATCATTTGGCGACGGCACAGGGGCCGCTGGCGCTTTCGGTCCCTTTGGAGAAAGGCAAGCATCAGCAATTGCCTGTTCGAGAGGTTAAAATTGACTATAAAAAAGATTGGCCCAAGCAGCATTGGCGGACAATAGAAACGGCCTATGGCAAGGCGCCTTTTTTTGATTATTATGGGGAGGAAGTTCGGGCTATTTTGGAGCAGCGGCCCAGTCATTTATTTGAGCTCAATTGGGCCGCTTTGCAATTTTTGTTGGAGCATTTTCAGTTGGCGCAGCCTAGTTTTAGTCAGGAGTTTTCGCATCAATTTGAGCAGGGCGTAGATTTTCGGAATCAGATTCGGCCGCAGCAGCAAGCCAAAACCAAAGACCCTTATTTGGAGTTAATACCCTATCCTCAGCTTTTTGAGGATCGCTTGGGCTTTTTGCCCCATTTATCGGCTTTGGATCTCTTGTTTTGCATGGGGCCAGAGGCGCCTTATTATCTTGCTCAATATTTTAAAACCCCTTAG
- the hemA gene encoding glutamyl-tRNA reductase, translated as MKAIEQYKIITFTHRRTDLNGIGQFVLRPKTEEESVLEQLHAFKQQIGAKEIYYLSTCNRILFLVLAQKEDKGKAFKQKFMQRLYADLSEELQAKAIKEAFLYEGLEAIDHFFRVSASMDSLVVGEREILRQLREAYQDNLEQGLTGDAIRLLMRFTVETAKRVYSSTRIGEKPVSVVSLAVSKLMQAQLPPSSRFLLLGAGQTNALFAKFLKKYGYNKVTVFNRSLKKAEELAQEFDGEGLLLSQLSEYRKGFDVVVAATGAKSALLTTELYQQLLGEEAATSSKLLIDLSIPNNIEPAIAEKYPKAQYVPIESLRELAQKNLAFREQELERAKEVVEEQVDIFYQAFKERLIELALKEVPIQVKAIRQHALNNVFKKELADLDEESLALLDRMMAYMEKRCIAIPLQVAKQNMLKED; from the coding sequence ATGAAGGCCATAGAACAATACAAAATTATCACATTTACTCATCGCCGAACCGATTTAAACGGGATTGGCCAATTTGTACTTCGACCGAAAACAGAGGAGGAATCTGTTTTGGAACAACTGCACGCTTTTAAGCAGCAGATTGGCGCCAAAGAGATTTATTATCTCTCTACTTGTAATCGCATTCTGTTTTTGGTTTTGGCCCAAAAAGAAGATAAGGGCAAGGCTTTTAAGCAAAAGTTCATGCAGCGCTTATATGCGGACTTGAGTGAGGAGCTGCAGGCTAAGGCCATTAAAGAGGCCTTTTTGTATGAGGGCTTGGAGGCGATTGACCATTTCTTTCGGGTTTCGGCTTCTATGGATTCTTTGGTGGTGGGCGAGCGCGAGATTCTCCGCCAACTCAGAGAAGCTTATCAAGATAATTTGGAGCAAGGCCTTACGGGAGATGCCATTCGCTTACTTATGCGTTTTACGGTAGAAACAGCCAAAAGAGTGTATTCTTCTACTCGCATTGGCGAAAAGCCCGTTTCGGTGGTTTCTTTGGCCGTTTCTAAATTGATGCAGGCCCAATTGCCTCCAAGTTCACGCTTTTTGTTGTTGGGGGCGGGGCAGACCAACGCCCTTTTTGCCAAGTTTCTAAAAAAATACGGCTACAATAAAGTCACGGTCTTTAATCGCAGCCTAAAAAAGGCCGAGGAATTGGCCCAAGAATTTGATGGAGAGGGGTTACTATTGAGCCAGTTGAGCGAATATCGAAAGGGCTTTGATGTAGTTGTGGCCGCCACAGGCGCTAAATCAGCTTTATTGACCACTGAGCTTTATCAGCAGCTTTTGGGCGAAGAGGCGGCAACAAGCAGCAAACTACTGATCGATTTGAGTATCCCGAATAATATTGAGCCAGCCATTGCGGAGAAATATCCCAAGGCCCAATATGTTCCCATTGAGAGTTTGAGAGAATTGGCCCAAAAGAATTTGGCCTTTAGAGAGCAGGAATTGGAGCGGGCCAAAGAAGTTGTAGAAGAGCAGGTAGATATTTTTTATCAAGCCTTTAAGGAGCGTTTGATTGAGTTGGCCCTCAAAGAGGTGCCCATTCAGGTGAAGGCCATACGGCAGCATGCCCTCAACAATGTGTTCAAGAAAGAATTGGCTGATTTGGATGAGGAATCATTGGCCCTTTTGGATCGGATGATGGCTTATATGGAAAAGCGTTGCATTGCGATTCCCTTGCAGGTGGCCAAGCAAAATATGTTGAAAGAAGACTAG